One window from the genome of Pseudomonas frederiksbergensis encodes:
- a CDS encoding FimV/HubP family polar landmark protein: protein MLESLQSTLRSWINVSVVVGALGFPALASALGLGEITLHSALNQPLRADIALVDAAGLSEGDLSASLAAPEDFSRAGVERVFFLNNLRFTPVLRGGRSFIRVTSSKPVEEPFLNFLVQLNQPNGRLLREYTVLIDPPGTPGVVPVADEPSAAAQATTSAIKPPPATQGKRYTVVQGDNPWVIAKRLHDAGSNASVNELMQGIQALNPGSERLSIGQRLLLPDSAILPPAAQPPAAGRSGASDNSAEQLAASVLLGQQQQQTIEQLQAKVQSQDQEIAGQRQQISELQAQLAQPSSPTITSELAPEPSEPAESTEPAESVPAVDTAPVTETEGVDWLWVGGLGGLLGLLALLLFLRHRQQQESAGTGPLAEHQRDLNLDDDTETYAESADIEPPEVAASFNNGDAPMGDVLEGVGIYLTYGRFTEAAGLLRAALLAEPERTDLGLKLLDVLGKQGDVIGFQAQENHLLAQGVDHQALEDIRKRYPKITLVNAPPETSAEPQAPVPEPVAAPHDEFELKLDELSLENSWDLADEEPAPPEPKNTPPTAADTLTLSGFDEPDLQWGAPLETESLDDDFLDGFADEEQALELEPMPIGPEFESLSLEPVSFEPQLSEHSEKLEEAQNRIDEGDLKSAITLLEELLQEGDEPLKETARVLLAGIR, encoded by the coding sequence ATGCTTGAAAGTTTGCAGTCCACGTTGCGCAGTTGGATCAACGTGTCGGTCGTCGTGGGCGCCCTGGGTTTTCCCGCCCTGGCGTCGGCGCTGGGGCTGGGGGAGATCACGCTCCATTCAGCCTTGAATCAGCCGTTGCGCGCCGATATCGCTTTGGTTGATGCGGCGGGACTCAGCGAGGGCGACCTGTCTGCAAGCCTTGCGGCGCCGGAGGACTTCAGCCGTGCCGGGGTGGAGCGGGTATTCTTTCTCAATAACCTGCGCTTCACTCCCGTGCTGCGTGGCGGCCGCAGTTTCATTCGGGTGACGTCCAGCAAGCCGGTGGAAGAGCCGTTCCTTAATTTCCTCGTACAGCTCAACCAACCCAACGGGCGGCTGTTGCGCGAGTACACCGTGCTGATCGACCCGCCGGGCACCCCAGGCGTTGTGCCGGTCGCTGATGAACCTTCTGCCGCAGCCCAAGCAACAACATCGGCCATCAAGCCGCCCCCGGCGACACAGGGCAAACGCTACACCGTCGTACAGGGCGACAATCCTTGGGTGATCGCCAAGCGTCTGCATGATGCGGGCAGCAATGCGTCGGTCAATGAACTGATGCAGGGGATCCAGGCGCTGAACCCTGGTAGCGAGCGGCTTTCCATCGGCCAGCGCTTGTTGCTGCCCGATTCGGCTATCTTGCCTCCGGCTGCCCAGCCCCCCGCAGCGGGGCGTTCCGGCGCGTCCGATAACAGCGCCGAACAATTGGCGGCCAGTGTGCTGCTGGGCCAACAGCAACAGCAGACGATCGAACAATTGCAGGCCAAGGTCCAGTCCCAGGACCAGGAAATCGCCGGTCAGCGCCAGCAGATCAGCGAGCTCCAAGCGCAACTGGCCCAGCCCTCGTCACCGACGATCACCTCGGAACTTGCTCCGGAACCCTCCGAACCAGCCGAATCCACCGAACCCGCCGAATCCGTTCCGGCGGTGGACACCGCGCCAGTCACGGAGACCGAAGGCGTTGATTGGCTTTGGGTAGGGGGATTGGGGGGGCTGCTTGGGTTGCTGGCGCTTCTGCTGTTCCTTCGTCACCGGCAACAGCAGGAATCGGCCGGGACCGGGCCATTGGCCGAACATCAGCGTGACTTGAACCTGGACGATGACACCGAAACCTATGCCGAGAGCGCCGACATCGAGCCCCCCGAGGTCGCCGCGTCCTTCAATAACGGCGATGCTCCCATGGGAGACGTGCTCGAAGGCGTGGGGATCTACCTGACCTATGGCCGCTTCACCGAAGCCGCGGGACTGCTGCGCGCGGCATTGCTGGCCGAGCCGGAGCGTACCGACCTGGGCCTGAAGTTGTTGGATGTACTGGGTAAGCAGGGCGACGTCATCGGTTTCCAGGCCCAGGAAAATCATCTATTGGCCCAAGGCGTCGATCATCAGGCCCTGGAGGATATTCGCAAGCGTTACCCGAAAATCACCCTCGTCAACGCGCCGCCGGAAACTTCTGCCGAACCCCAGGCTCCCGTGCCCGAACCTGTTGCTGCGCCTCACGATGAATTCGAGTTGAAGCTCGATGAGCTCTCCCTGGAGAACAGCTGGGATTTGGCCGATGAAGAGCCGGCGCCGCCAGAGCCAAAAAACACGCCGCCCACCGCTGCCGACACGCTGACATTATCGGGTTTTGACGAGCCTGACCTGCAATGGGGGGCGCCGTTGGAAACGGAGTCGTTGGACGATGATTTCCTCGATGGGTTTGCCGACGAAGAGCAGGCGCTGGAGCTGGAGCCGATGCCCATTGGACCCGAATTCGAATCCCTTTCGCTCGAACCTGTTTCCTTCGAACCGCAACTATCGGAGCATTCGGAAAAACTTGAAGAAGCCCAGAATCGCATCGACGAGGGCGACCTGAAGAGCGCCATTACGCTCCTGGAAGAGCTGCTGCAAGAAGGGGATGAGCCGCTCAAGGAAACCGCCCGGGTTTTGCTGGCCGGGATTCGTTGA
- a CDS encoding patatin-like phospholipase family protein has product MRRLLPCLLLLLLPLFGHANEPAVETPRPKIGLVLSGGAARGLAHIGVLKALEEQGIKIDAIAGTSMGAVIGGLYASGYKIDELEKLALGIDWQQALSDAPPRKDVPFRRKQDDRDFLVKQKLSFRDDGSLGLPLGVIQGQNLALLLESLLAHASDTRDFDKLPIPFRAVATDIATGEKVVFRKGHLPKVIRASMSIPAVFAPVELDGRLLVDGGMTDNIPLDVAREMGVDVAIVVDIGTPLRTRKQLVTVVDVLNQSTTLMTRRNSEEQLATLGKDDVLIQPALASFGSTDFGRAPEMIDAGYRATRILEARLEHLRPAEPADAELLAARTPSERTPIITGIRVENDSKVGDDVIRYYIRQQIGEPLDLGCLQTDMGTLYGLDYFEQVQYRVVHKGADNTLVINARGRRTGTDYLRLGLSLSDDMRGDSAFNLGASYRVNGINRLGAEWLTRAQIGDKQELYSEFYQPLDVGSRYFIAPYGQFESRNVESILDNDPVAQYRVERYGFGLNLGRQIGNSGEIRFGVGQAWGKADVRIGDHDQPSENFNEGFYELKYSFDSLDSVYFPHEGEDIGLSWRQYEPGLGSDQRYRQWEFKLDKALSSGPDTFILGGRYGRTLDTAEVVTSSFVLGGARQLSGFREDGISGQNMSLMRAVYYRRLTPRAYLPLDFPLYIGGSLERGRAWNNDNEFDSGYINAASVFLGFDTPLGPLNFSYGFNDDDEQAVYLNLGQTF; this is encoded by the coding sequence ATGCGCCGCCTGCTGCCTTGCCTGCTTCTTCTGCTATTGCCCCTGTTCGGCCATGCCAACGAGCCTGCCGTCGAAACACCGCGCCCGAAGATCGGCCTGGTGCTGTCCGGCGGCGCGGCTCGTGGCCTGGCTCACATCGGCGTGCTCAAGGCCTTGGAGGAGCAAGGCATCAAGATCGACGCCATCGCGGGCACTAGCATGGGCGCGGTGATCGGCGGCCTGTATGCCTCGGGCTACAAGATCGACGAACTGGAAAAACTTGCCCTGGGTATCGACTGGCAACAAGCCCTCTCCGATGCCCCGCCGCGCAAGGACGTACCCTTCCGACGCAAGCAGGACGACCGTGATTTCCTGGTAAAGCAGAAACTGAGCTTTCGAGACGACGGCAGCCTCGGCCTGCCGCTGGGCGTGATCCAGGGACAGAACCTGGCCCTGCTCCTGGAAAGCCTGCTGGCCCACGCCAGCGATACCCGGGATTTCGACAAACTGCCTATTCCCTTCCGTGCCGTGGCAACCGATATCGCCACCGGCGAAAAGGTCGTGTTTCGCAAGGGCCACCTGCCCAAGGTCATCCGCGCCAGCATGTCGATTCCGGCCGTGTTCGCGCCGGTTGAACTGGACGGTCGGCTATTGGTGGACGGTGGCATGACCGACAACATCCCTTTGGATGTGGCCCGGGAAATGGGTGTGGACGTGGCTATTGTCGTGGACATCGGCACCCCATTGCGCACCCGCAAGCAATTGGTCACGGTGGTGGATGTGCTGAATCAGTCAACCACGCTGATGACCCGGCGCAACTCCGAGGAGCAACTGGCCACGTTAGGCAAAGACGATGTGTTGATCCAGCCGGCCCTGGCGAGTTTTGGCTCCACCGATTTCGGCCGGGCTCCGGAAATGATCGATGCCGGCTACCGCGCCACACGCATACTCGAAGCGCGCCTGGAACACTTGCGTCCTGCCGAGCCGGCCGACGCCGAACTGCTGGCGGCACGCACCCCGAGCGAGCGCACGCCGATCATCACCGGGATCCGGGTGGAAAACGACTCGAAGGTCGGTGACGACGTGATCCGCTATTACATTCGCCAGCAAATCGGCGAACCACTGGACCTGGGTTGCCTGCAAACCGACATGGGCACGCTGTACGGCCTGGATTACTTCGAGCAGGTGCAATATCGCGTCGTGCACAAAGGCGCGGACAACACCTTGGTCATCAACGCTCGGGGCAGACGCACCGGCACTGATTACCTTCGCCTGGGCTTGAGCCTGTCAGACGACATGCGCGGCGACAGCGCCTTCAATCTTGGCGCCAGTTATCGGGTCAACGGCATCAATCGCCTGGGTGCCGAATGGCTGACCCGGGCGCAGATCGGCGACAAACAAGAGTTGTACAGCGAGTTCTACCAGCCGCTGGACGTCGGCTCACGCTACTTCATCGCGCCCTACGGACAGTTCGAATCGCGCAATGTCGAGTCGATCCTCGACAACGATCCGGTGGCGCAGTATAGGGTCGAACGCTACGGCTTCGGCCTGAACCTGGGCCGGCAGATAGGCAACAGCGGGGAGATCCGCTTCGGTGTCGGCCAGGCCTGGGGCAAGGCAGACGTGCGCATCGGCGACCACGACCAGCCCAGCGAAAACTTCAACGAGGGCTTCTACGAGCTCAAGTATTCGTTCGACTCCCTGGACAGCGTGTATTTCCCCCACGAAGGCGAAGATATCGGTTTGTCCTGGCGCCAGTACGAACCGGGCCTGGGCTCGGACCAGCGTTATCGCCAGTGGGAATTCAAGCTGGACAAGGCCCTGAGCAGCGGCCCGGACACCTTCATTCTGGGCGGGCGCTATGGTCGCACCCTAGACACTGCCGAGGTCGTGACGTCCAGTTTTGTCCTCGGCGGCGCGCGGCAATTGTCGGGCTTTCGCGAGGACGGGATATCCGGCCAGAACATGAGCCTGATGCGTGCGGTGTATTACCGCAGGCTCACGCCTCGCGCCTACTTGCCATTGGACTTCCCGCTGTACATTGGCGGCTCGCTGGAGCGAGGCCGGGCCTGGAACAACGACAACGAGTTCGACAGTGGCTACATCAACGCCGCCAGTGTCTTCCTGGGCTTCGACACGCCGCTGGGGCCCTTGAACTTCAGCTATGGCTTCAATGATGACGACGAGCAGGCGGTGTATCTGAACCTGGGGCAGACGTTCTGA
- a CDS encoding SelT/SelW/SelH family protein: MSAHKPEIVITYCTQCQWLLRAAWLAQELLSTFGDDLAKVSLVPGTGGVFHIGCDGTQIWERKADGGFPEAKVLKQRVRDQIDPERDLGHNDRIQ, from the coding sequence ATGAGCGCACACAAACCGGAAATCGTCATCACCTACTGCACCCAATGCCAGTGGCTGCTGCGGGCCGCCTGGCTGGCCCAGGAACTGCTCAGCACATTCGGCGACGACCTCGCCAAGGTGTCCCTGGTGCCAGGCACCGGTGGGGTTTTCCATATTGGCTGCGATGGCACCCAGATCTGGGAGCGCAAGGCGGATGGCGGGTTTCCCGAAGCCAAGGTGCTCAAGCAGCGGGTCCGCGACCAGATCGACCCGGAGCGCGACCTGGGGCACAACGACAGGATTCAATGA